A genomic region of Rhipicephalus sanguineus isolate Rsan-2018 chromosome 1, BIME_Rsan_1.4, whole genome shotgun sequence contains the following coding sequences:
- the LOC125757543 gene encoding uncharacterized protein LOC125757543 gives MNARPPEYDDTTSSWSTYHVRLEAFFEDHVITDPGKWRALLVSALSDSVVRVLQGQCQSESVNSLSYDAVVQLLDNHFDPQANEIAASYAFFMRNQAEGEKVRDYITDQRRLAKDCNLEKFLDRMLRDQIVCGIRDEQARRHMLSQRKLNLAEAEAFALAAETAETNVRAMQERSFNDNVVDNFVQRHRMNPQKSGQGYASMTESTQCWRWGSNHASEMCRHRKATCHKCGRKGHLARKCSSGRGNPSGTCAVKELDGGEEEILYALVAHSYSSNEFVRPFERDLIWKGRKLRMLVDTGSTISVIPKKADAGGDFTAPHVLPGAAAGPWPSDYESQMR, from the coding sequence ATGAACGCCAGGCCACCCGAGTACGACGACACGACCAGTAGCTGGAGCACTTACCATGTCCGTTTGGAGGCCTTTTTTGAGGACCATGTCATCACAGATCCAGGAAAATGGCGTGCGCTTCTGGTATCGGCACTAAGTGACAGCGTTGTTCGCGTGCTTCAGGGGCAGTGCCAGTCAGAATCGGTGAACAGCCTTAGCTATGACGCCGTCGTACAGCTGCTGGACAACCACTTCGATCCCCAAGCTAACGAGATTGCAGCGAGCTACGCTTTTTTCATGCGGAATCAAGCAGAAGGCGAAAAGGTACGGGACTATATCACTGACCAGAGACGTCTCGCAAAGGATTGCAATTTGGAGAAGTTTTTGGACCGCATGTTGCGGGATCAGATTGTCTGCGGAATCCGTGACGAACAAGCTCGACGACACATGTTGTCGCAAAGGAAGTTGAATTTGGCTGAGGCAGAGGCTTTTGCTCTAGCTGCAGAAACGGCGGAAACAAATGTGCGGGCTATGCAAGAGAGGAGCTTCAACGACAATGTTGTCGACAATTTTGTACAGAGGCACAGGATGAATCCGCAGAAATCCGGACAAGGCTATGCATCCATGACCGAGTCTACTCAATGCTGGAGATGGGGCTCGAACCATGCTTCGGAAATGTGCAGGCACAGGAAAGCGACGTGCCACAAGTGCGGCAGGAAGGGACACTTGGCGAGAAAGTGCTCCAGCGGTCGCGGTAACCCCTCGGGAACTTGCGCTGTGAAGGAGCTAGACGGCGGTGAAGAAGAAATACTCTACGCTTTGGTGGCTCACAGCTACAGTAGCAACGAATTCGTTCGGCCATTCGAAAGGGATCTCATCTGGAAGGGTCGGAAACTACGCATGCTGGTAGATACGGGATCCACTATCAGCGTAATTCCAAAGAAGGCCGACGCTGGAGGCGACTTCACTGCGCCTCACGTGCTTCCTGGGGCCGCTGCCGGTCCTTGGCCGAGTGACTATGAAAGTCAAATGCGGTAA